DNA sequence from the Candidatus Kryptoniota bacterium genome:
GGACAATATCATATTCATGGCTGCCGGCGTCTTTTATTATCTCGACGGAGAGGATGTCAGAAAGTTTTTCAGGACCTTAGCGGCCCGTTTCCCAGGAGGCGAAATCGTTTTCGACATTTCGTCTACGTTCGGCATGAAGCTCGCCAACAAGGTCGTGATACGCGACAGCGGGCTGGATGAAGGGTCCTTTCTCAGGTGGGGTATCGACGACCTGGATGAAATTCGGCTGTGGCACGAGGGATTAGAAATCGTGGAGTCATTTCCTCTATTTAAAGGAAGGAAGAGACTGTTGGAATTTCCTGACAAAATCGGGGCTTTGTTTTCAGACCTGCTCAAAGTGCAGTCGTTGATCCATATCAAATTCGGTGCGCAAGAGTAGTAGTAAAGTGCTAAATTTGTTTCCGGGATGCCCGAACGGTGTACGACATTCCTAATAAGTCATATTATGAAAGTGCGGAAAAAGGACAGGAGAGCTTAGCTCGTGAAAAGACTTCATTACATCCAGCATGTTCCTTATGAAAGCCCCGGCAGCATTCTAGATTGGGCTCACCAAAAAAAGATCGGTGTGAGTTCCACGAGGATGTATGACAACGAAAACTTCCCCGATATCGAAAGCGTTGATTGCCTCGTAGTTATGGGAGGCCCCATGAGAGCAAACGACGACAAGATTTATCCGTGGCTCAGGAACGAAAAAGGTTTCATCGAGAAAGCGATCAGGTCGGACAAGATTGTTCTCGGTATCTGTCTCGGTTCGCAGATAGTTGCAAATGTCCTGGGAAGCAAGATCAACAAGAACAAAGAAAAGGAGATTGGTTGGTTCCCGGTCCGGCTGGCGGCTGAAAGAGGCGAACTCGGCCCGCTCAGCTTCCTGCCCGATAGCTTCACGCCATTCCACTGGCACAGCGAAATATTTGACATACCGAAGGAAGCGAAAAAAGTCGCGAGTTCAGACGGCTGCGATAACCAAGCCTTCCTCTACGGCAATAAGGTTATCGGCCTCCAGTTTCACCTCGAAGCCACTGACGATTCGTTGGCCGAAATGGTAAAGAACGGCGGAAAGGAACTTGTGCCCGGCCGGTTCGTCCAGGACAAGGATACTATCGTTCGGACCGCGCAGTACATCGCGACGAACAACGCCTACCTGTCGAAATTGATGGACAGACTTGCTGAGTTCTGATTTTTTATATCCAGTAAGTCATCAGGCCGGTTCATAATTAACCGGAACTTTTAAGGTGCATTAGGGCAAAGGAGTCACTCAACATCAATCAAAAAAAATCTTGGGAGGCAAACATGAATCGCGTTATCACTTTGGCAGCAGCACTGTTTTTCGTGACAGTAACGGCTTGGGCACAGGAGGAGCAGGATGCGGAAGGATCTCACGATCACCCGCTGTTCTCCAGGTTGTCCGGATTCTACATCACAGCTTACGATCAGAAAGAGTTCGACAGTTTCGTTTCGCCATACATTCCCGAAGACCAGGGTCCATGGGAGGGAAAGCTGACTCAGATCAACTACAATGTTAAGACGGGGGCGAAGAGAGCGAGTACAATCCAGATCGAGAGGAATTACGAAAACGCAGTCAAGAAGATCGGCGGGAAAGTCCTTTTTCACGATGACCGAATCCTCTGCGCGAAGATCGAGGCAAACGGCGCCATCACGTATGTGCAGGTCGAGGGATTCAATGATGGGATAAATTACCAGCTGACTATTGTAGAATCGAAAGCGATGGAGCAGGAAGTGGTTGCCGATGCTGCGGCTTTAAGTGAGAGCATCGCGTCAACAGGCAAAGCAGCAATCTACGGGATTTACTTCGACACTGGAAAATCGGAGATCAAGCCGGAGTCGAAACCTGCCATCGAGCAGATCACCAAGCTGATGAAAGACAATATGGCCCTATCGCTGTATGTTGTCGGTCATACTGATAATGTCGGCACGCTTGAGTCGAATTTAAAATTATCATCCGACCGGGCCGACGCCGTAGTGAAAGCATTGATTGCCCAGGGCGTCGAATCGTCAAGGCTGAAGGCTGCGGGAGTGGGACCATATTCACCTGTTGCTTCTAACTCTACTGAAGACGGGAAAGCCAGAAACCGAAGGGTTGAACTCGTCTCCCAAAAGTGATTTAGCTGCCGCTTGATAGAGATACTTGCACTCTAATTCACCCGACCGCGTTCAGGTGATGATAGTGCCTTCATCTTATTCAATTGCACGAATATATTGTTCAATAGGTTTCAGATAGAGAAGGCATCTCATGAGAATGAAACATTGGGCAGTACTGGTCCTATCAGTGACGGCGGGCATGTTAGTCGGTTATATCGACAGCAGGCCGACATGGGACGATACGGGAATAACAGTGGCAGCGATCATCGGGACAGGACTTATTATCGGATTCATAGAACGCAGGAGGTCCTGGCTTTGGGCCCTGTCGATTGCGTGCGGATTCAGTGTTTTTCAACTTAACTCAAACCACGTGTCAGTCACTTTGGCCGTACTTGCATTTTCATTATTAGGCACGTATCTCGGGGCATTGGTGAGAAGAGCGATTTCAATCACTTCTTCGGCAGGAGATAAGGGAGTCAGAGAAAAATGATAAGCAGGATCTGGCATGGTTACACGAACATGCAAAATGCTGATAAGTACGAGAGACTTTTGAAGGAAGAAATATTTGTGGGAATTGGAGACAGGAAGATCAACGGTTATCGTGGCATTCAGCTTTTGAAGCGACTAGTGGGCAGCGAAGCAGAGTTCATAACAATTATGTCGTTCGACAACATTAATGCAGTCAAGGAATTTTCAGGCGAGGACTATGAATCAGCGGTGGTTCCGGGGCGAAGGCAAAGGAGATACTCTCGCACTACGACAAAAGGTCACAGCACTACGAGGTCCTAGTGGGGGCGTGAGGCTGCGGCTCGTCGGAAGTATGTGATTTTGATCACCCGTTTCGTAAAAATTGCATCGAAACGCACCTGAAACGACGAGAATTTTTGAAAATGTGCATGACGTGAACACCTCACTGGGAAATGTTGTTATATTTTGGTGAGCGGGCTTGAGGGGAAGGCCAAGTAGAACGCTCACAAAAAAAACGGAAGGAGTTCAGGATGAACATCGCATTATTTGCGGCCAGCGGGAAAATTGGGTCGAAAATAATGAGCGAGGCGTTGCGCCGTGGTCACAAAGTAACGGCCATCGTCCGTAATCCCGCTAAGATTACCTCCTCAAAAGATAACCTTGTCATCAAACAAGGAAACGTCTTAAACGCGCAGGAGGTAGCATCGTTGGCTAGAGGGCATGATGCGGTCGTAAGTGCGTACGGACCTAATGGGAGAGCACAGGAGCTCGTGGACGTGGCTCATTCCCTTCTCGAAGGAGTGAAGATGTCCGGCGTAAAACGGCTTATCATGGTTGGTGGAGCTGGAAGCCTCGAAGTGTCTTCCGGCAAACAATTAATGGATACTCCTCAATTCCCGGCCGCCGCCAAACCTTATGCGGTTGCCCACCGCGACGCGATGGCCGTCTTCCGCATGGAGAGAGATCTGCAATGGACTTTCGTTAGTCCATCAGCACAGGTCGAACCAGGAGAGAAAAAGGGGAGTTATCGGACGAGTGACGACAGACTGCTCACAGACGAACAAGGCAAAAGCACAATCTCGACAGAAGACTATGCAGCTGCGCTCGTCGACGAGCTGGAGCACCCTCAACATATCAGAAGGCGCTTCACGGTCGGTTACTGAACCGGAACATCGTAAGTGCCGGCCGACGCGGAGGTCGGCCGGCACTTTTTTATTTTCTCACCACGGCAGACCCGCACCCAACTTACCACACTCTAACACTGACTGAACCATTCCCCGGGTTTTCAAATGGTCCGGGAGTCGGATTCGCCAGACTTCGATCATGCCCTGAGTAATCGTTCGAAATGCTTATCTGATTTCCATCTCGATCTTCGTAAGGTAAATCAGGTATCACCGCTTTGCCCAGAACCAGACTGGTTACCAGACGGTGTTCCCGCGTGACACTCCACGTCGTGTCGAATTTAAATTCGAGAAAATAACTTTTGTCCTCTTCGATCAACTTAATTGACGGATCGAAGTCGGGCATAATTATCGGATTCCTTTCCTGAACTGTGGGTTTCGCACCGTAGAGATAGACATTTCCATCCATCGGCATCTTTAATTGTGCGTTATCATAATTTTTCAGATCACAACGTTTCACAAAAATATTGTTGTAATATGTCTCATCACCGCACGGATTGTCGTGATAGCCCGCCACCTCAGTTGAGTGCGGCTTCAGGAAAGGTGTTTGGCGGCCATCGAAGTGAAAGATATCGAACGAACCTGCAAAAAGGTTATGCACATACGCGCCTCCCTGCGACCGGTCCATCAAAGATGAGGACGAAAGAAAGAGATTATTGTCGAAGAGGAACGGGCCGTGGTCCACTTCGACCAGCACATCGAAATCGTTGTCGTTAAGGAGATTGCCTGTCACGCGCGTGCCCTGAGCCATCCAATCGAGCCAGAGGCCGAGGCACGTCCGGTAAATATGATTATGCTTTATGACCACGTCGACGGCCGCATGAAACTTGATGCCCGCCATCTCCGCGCCCGAAAAGAGCTTCCGCACGTGAATGTCGTGTATGACGTTGTCCGTAACAGTGCTGAACACGGCACCAAGACTTCCCACAATTCCCGCCTGTTCACAATGAGAGATCGTGTTGTTCCGGACAATATGATGACCGATATTTTCTTTTGACCATCCGTTCGCGAGCGCGCGCTCGATAGTTTTTACATATCCTTCGGCAGTATTTTCAGATGTGTTATCCCACTGATCGCCGTACTTGCCCAATGCGATGCCGGAGCAGGTCGAATAACAAACGACATTGTTTTCTATTATCCATCCCTTGCTCCAACGAGTTCCGATCACACCGATTTGCTCGGCGGTAGGAGGTGCCCAGGGTGTAGCGGCGTCCTCCAACGTGAAGCCGCGTACCGTTATGTAGTTTATCCCGGTCTTGCCGGGATAAAACACAGTTCTTCTAACATTTATTTCTACGAGCTGATCATTCGGATCGACGCTTTTGAATTGAGCCCATATGGTCGTGCTCGCACTGTCAACTTTTGCGAACCACAGCGCATTCTCGCCCACGGGCTTCACTAGATCACTGAAAGTCGCTGCCTCTGTTAGCCAGTCGCCGTTCAGATATACCGCACCCGTGTGATGATCGCGTCCCATATTGTCAAACCAGTCGCCGTGGATTAGATCACTGTAGGGATTGAAGCTTCCGAAGAATGAATTGGGAATCGTGGTTTTCCAGACATCTCCTTGCATTTTCACCCAGTTCCTGGCGACTTCAGATCCTGTTATCACCACTTTGTCTCCAGAAGCGGCTTGGTACACGATCCGTATCGAATCGGAAATGCCTCCGCGGGGCGGATCTACGCGTTCCCTATAAACTCCTTCATGCACCGTGATCACGTCGCCGGGTTGTGCCACGTCGGCGGCTCCTTGGATGGTTCGCATTGGAGCCGAAAGAGTACCGGGATTGGAGTCACTCCCGTTTGTTCCAACGTGGATCTCTCTCGACTGAAGAGTTGCTGAAAAGATTGAGAAGGTCAGAAATATTGGGATCACATTTTTCATTTCCGTATCTCCGCTCGAGTTGTCTGTGCCATTTTAAATTTTGATGGACTATCAATATCCGTGATCAGCAATTTCAAAAACAATAAGAGCAATTGACCGGACGAAATCGGAAAGGACTCTGAAAGATAATCGAGAGATTCATCGATTCTCGCAGACCTTTCTCCGGCAGAATTTTAGGTTGTCTCGATTAGAATTACAATCCGCGTCCGGACCAATCAACGTTGACGTCAAGACTTATTGCGATTAAGGACGGCATTAACAGAGATAAAAGAAGCATTTGGTTTCGAAACAATCGCCGCGAAGGAGAAGCTCGAACACGCGACCAACAGACTGAAACAAAAAATCCCGCCACGCAACCATGTGGCGGGACTCCGATCAGGAGGAGACCGGTGGAGAGCTTATTTTATCAAAAGCATTTTCTTCGCTGCGACATTGGTCCCTGAAACAAGTCGGTAGAAGTAAAGACCGCTCGAAAACCTAGATGCATCGAAATTGACACTGTACGCGCCCGGCCCTTTTGTATCGTTCACCAGAGTTGCCACTTCTTGTCCGAGGGTGTTATAGATTTTCAAACTGACGTGACTGAGCGCTGCAACCTGATAGTTGATTTTCGTCGTCGGGTTGAACGGGTTCGGATAGTTCTGCGCAAGCGCAAAGTCGACAGGTTGTCCAACTGATTTGTTGACAGCTGTCTGAG
Encoded proteins:
- a CDS encoding class I SAM-dependent methyltransferase yields the protein METRSPHPLLIDKTAEVIVENIDYDFVQQARNLRNTTRNAWIIRAIYMDSVIRDFLLSHPYATVVNLGCGLDTTFERVDNGKIMWYDLDLPDVIELRRKFIPESERRIFIPSSLLEESWLNCLVVRDNIIFMAAGVFYYLDGEDVRKFFRTLAARFPGGEIVFDISSTFGMKLANKVVIRDSGLDEGSFLRWGIDDLDEIRLWHEGLEIVESFPLFKGRKRLLEFPDKIGALFSDLLKVQSLIHIKFGAQE
- a CDS encoding type 1 glutamine amidotransferase, with translation MKRLHYIQHVPYESPGSILDWAHQKKIGVSSTRMYDNENFPDIESVDCLVVMGGPMRANDDKIYPWLRNEKGFIEKAIRSDKIVLGICLGSQIVANVLGSKINKNKEKEIGWFPVRLAAERGELGPLSFLPDSFTPFHWHSEIFDIPKEAKKVASSDGCDNQAFLYGNKVIGLQFHLEATDDSLAEMVKNGGKELVPGRFVQDKDTIVRTAQYIATNNAYLSKLMDRLAEF
- a CDS encoding OmpA family protein, whose amino-acid sequence is MNRVITLAAALFFVTVTAWAQEEQDAEGSHDHPLFSRLSGFYITAYDQKEFDSFVSPYIPEDQGPWEGKLTQINYNVKTGAKRASTIQIERNYENAVKKIGGKVLFHDDRILCAKIEANGAITYVQVEGFNDGINYQLTIVESKAMEQEVVADAAALSESIASTGKAAIYGIYFDTGKSEIKPESKPAIEQITKLMKDNMALSLYVVGHTDNVGTLESNLKLSSDRADAVVKALIAQGVESSRLKAAGVGPYSPVASNSTEDGKARNRRVELVSQK
- a CDS encoding antibiotic biosynthesis monooxygenase, encoding MISRIWHGYTNMQNADKYERLLKEEIFVGIGDRKINGYRGIQLLKRLVGSEAEFITIMSFDNINAVKEFSGEDYESAVVPGRRQRRYSRTTTKGHSTTRS
- a CDS encoding NAD(P)-dependent oxidoreductase, producing the protein MNIALFAASGKIGSKIMSEALRRGHKVTAIVRNPAKITSSKDNLVIKQGNVLNAQEVASLARGHDAVVSAYGPNGRAQELVDVAHSLLEGVKMSGVKRLIMVGGAGSLEVSSGKQLMDTPQFPAAAKPYAVAHRDAMAVFRMERDLQWTFVSPSAQVEPGEKKGSYRTSDDRLLTDEQGKSTISTEDYAAALVDELEHPQHIRRRFTVGY
- a CDS encoding right-handed parallel beta-helix repeat-containing protein, whose translation is MKNVIPIFLTFSIFSATLQSREIHVGTNGSDSNPGTLSAPMRTIQGAADVAQPGDVITVHEGVYRERVDPPRGGISDSIRIVYQAASGDKVVITGSEVARNWVKMQGDVWKTTIPNSFFGSFNPYSDLIHGDWFDNMGRDHHTGAVYLNGDWLTEAATFSDLVKPVGENALWFAKVDSASTTIWAQFKSVDPNDQLVEINVRRTVFYPGKTGINYITVRGFTLEDAATPWAPPTAEQIGVIGTRWSKGWIIENNVVCYSTCSGIALGKYGDQWDNTSENTAEGYVKTIERALANGWSKENIGHHIVRNNTISHCEQAGIVGSLGAVFSTVTDNVIHDIHVRKLFSGAEMAGIKFHAAVDVVIKHNHIYRTCLGLWLDWMAQGTRVTGNLLNDNDFDVLVEVDHGPFLFDNNLFLSSSSLMDRSQGGAYVHNLFAGSFDIFHFDGRQTPFLKPHSTEVAGYHDNPCGDETYYNNIFVKRCDLKNYDNAQLKMPMDGNVYLYGAKPTVQERNPIIMPDFDPSIKLIEEDKSYFLEFKFDTTWSVTREHRLVTSLVLGKAVIPDLPYEDRDGNQISISNDYSGHDRSLANPTPGPFENPGNGSVSVRVW